The following coding sequences are from one Arcobacter nitrofigilis DSM 7299 window:
- a CDS encoding efflux RND transporter periplasmic adaptor subunit, whose amino-acid sequence MKKILVGLFILGLNFLFAAGQQMPPLPVKAYTVNTSETIVEKDYPALIKSKSEVNIIARVPGKLVKKYFNDGDFVKKGTLLYKIEQDTYQANLNAAQAQLDKAEALLTKATKDWKRAEKLFASKSISEQSKDDYLYTYQDALADVKNYKAKVQDAKINYQYTLIRSPINGLTGKSAFDEGNYVGSNENNSKLLTITNTNPVYIEFSLPQKDIAKYLDQIKKGSVSFSISANGKTYSDGKLNFVSSKIDIATDSLLLRTTFGNKNNELIIGGYSTIEIKNIKIKNVFTIPEIAILQSANGAAVYVIENGVATIRPIKIGNLTSSGVLVKSGLKAGDKIIISNIAKVRPNAPVQIIGDK is encoded by the coding sequence ATGAAGAAAATATTAGTAGGTTTATTTATTTTAGGATTAAATTTTTTATTTGCAGCTGGACAACAAATGCCTCCGCTTCCTGTAAAAGCCTATACTGTAAACACAAGTGAGACAATAGTAGAGAAGGATTATCCTGCTTTAATAAAATCAAAAAGTGAGGTAAATATTATTGCTAGAGTTCCTGGAAAACTAGTAAAAAAATATTTTAATGATGGTGATTTTGTAAAAAAAGGTACTTTATTGTACAAAATAGAGCAAGATACTTATCAAGCAAATTTAAATGCAGCACAAGCACAATTAGATAAAGCAGAAGCTTTACTTACAAAAGCTACAAAAGATTGGAAAAGAGCAGAAAAGCTATTTGCTTCAAAATCTATAAGTGAACAATCAAAAGATGATTACTTATACACATATCAAGATGCTTTAGCTGATGTAAAAAATTACAAAGCAAAAGTACAAGATGCGAAAATTAATTATCAATATACATTAATAAGATCACCTATAAATGGTCTAACTGGTAAAAGTGCTTTTGATGAAGGGAATTATGTAGGTTCAAATGAGAATAACTCAAAATTATTAACTATAACAAATACAAATCCTGTATATATAGAATTTTCTTTACCTCAAAAAGATATTGCTAAGTATTTAGATCAAATAAAAAAAGGTAGTGTTAGTTTTAGTATTTCTGCAAATGGGAAAACTTATTCTGATGGTAAATTAAATTTTGTCTCATCAAAAATTGATATAGCTACAGATAGTTTATTATTAAGAACAACTTTTGGAAATAAAAATAATGAACTTATTATTGGTGGTTATTCAACAATAGAAATAAAAAATATAAAAATAAAAAATGTTTTTACTATCCCAGAAATTGCCATTTTACAATCAGCTAATGGAGCAGCAGTTTATGTAATTGAAAATGGTGTTGCTACAATTAGACCTATTAAAATTGGTAATTTAACTTCAAGTGGAGTGCTTGTTAAATCTGGGTTAAAAGCTGGAGATAAAATTATTATTAGTAATATTGCAAAAGTAAGACCAAATGCTCCTGTTCAAATAATAGGTGACAAATAA